A single genomic interval of Stieleria maiorica harbors:
- a CDS encoding potassium channel family protein, with protein sequence MAVLYPRAVSGPITALTYRIYHHISRRILGPKSRLLLLSGPVLIVTQATVWATLLLLGVTLIVWPQLGVGIVGSNASPTETGFVTAIYYAGFSVTTLGVGDLVPKTAFARMVTITSAAIGFSFFTLVLAYIISVYSALGRRNQFASEIDYRTGRTGDTLAYLQLHLASDDRALLNQDLCDLASKLADLLESHHFYPALHYFRFSEPRYAMSRMLRFCLETASLLHAISEVQANRSPVNSEATERLWHASLQMLEDAKKHFVICRVSRDEVDLSLARRFSDQVRSIVSYQSTLDPDTFASAYSSSCHKWSNDLASLEQCTMTSPHCHHNSD encoded by the coding sequence ATGGCCGTGCTGTATCCGCGTGCGGTGTCCGGGCCAATCACGGCGTTGACCTACCGCATTTATCACCACATATCGCGGCGTATTCTTGGCCCGAAAAGTAGGCTGCTCCTGTTGAGCGGACCGGTGTTGATTGTGACTCAAGCCACAGTCTGGGCCACACTTCTGCTGCTTGGTGTCACTCTGATTGTTTGGCCACAATTGGGGGTCGGCATTGTCGGATCCAATGCCTCGCCAACGGAAACAGGCTTTGTCACGGCGATATACTACGCAGGATTCTCGGTGACGACGCTGGGCGTCGGCGACCTAGTTCCCAAGACCGCGTTTGCTCGAATGGTGACGATCACCTCAGCAGCCATTGGCTTCAGCTTTTTTACGCTGGTTTTGGCGTACATCATTTCGGTCTATAGCGCCCTTGGTAGACGCAATCAATTCGCGTCGGAGATCGACTACCGCACCGGAAGAACCGGGGACACGCTGGCGTATTTGCAGCTCCATCTCGCCAGTGATGATCGGGCACTGCTTAACCAAGACCTGTGCGACCTGGCATCCAAACTGGCCGACCTTCTTGAATCGCATCATTTCTATCCGGCACTGCACTACTTTCGTTTCAGCGAGCCAAGATACGCGATGAGTCGCATGCTGCGATTCTGTTTGGAAACGGCATCGCTCTTACATGCAATCAGTGAAGTGCAAGCCAATCGGTCGCCGGTAAATTCTGAAGCGACAGAACGACTCTGGCACGCGAGTCTGCAAATGCTGGAGGATGCCAAGAAGCACTTCGTGATCTGCCGAGTTTCTCGTGATGAAGTAGACCTGTCTCTGGCCAGACGATTTTCGGATCAGGTTCGTTCGATTGTTTCCTATCAATCGACGCTTGATCCGGACACTTTTGCCTCCGCCTACTCGTCCAGTTGCCACAAATGGTCCAACGATCTGGCCTCTCTGGAGCAATGCACCATGACTTCTCCGCATTGCCACCACAATTCCGACTGA
- a CDS encoding PP2C family protein-serine/threonine phosphatase, protein MSLEFWKRLPIRRQLMLAVNGLLLMVVVLFLIVGHGLRIRDAKQEKRIALVEEAKTIYESVDAIANRGNESIQQLIDDVCARMNTTESPGHHIAVEWQGSSMQAKSHGRASHDMFQAMRAASRGGSGQPSDSHALVVAKFEGPLGTIYISEAEESVLRNARHELLRQIVAVLLAGALAGLMVNLVLRRVVTKPLRRLVTTLGRIGDGDLDPKAEERSCEELSYLSEQVNAMTKKLAAADRDRRLHMKKARDIQQNLRPTNGKVRGIDTAELFEPADDVGGDYYDVIPLGEYQCLLCLADVSGHGVPAAMAATVIKALVLEAVEVTNSPAEILNRINRRYAEIIIEGHFATMVVVLVDRQKMTLTCSNAGHEHPFIQESGKTVHRLQASDLLLGVDESVTYAEETVPVASGTRIVLVSDGVTEMFDQDETQFGTERVRQVMENSSATDVRQLVDDFSKALARFRQSRPPFDDTTLLAAELTSM, encoded by the coding sequence ATGAGTCTCGAATTCTGGAAGCGATTACCAATTCGTCGGCAGTTGATGTTGGCTGTCAACGGACTGCTGCTGATGGTCGTCGTCCTGTTTCTGATCGTCGGCCACGGGTTACGAATCCGTGATGCGAAACAGGAAAAGCGAATCGCGTTGGTCGAAGAAGCTAAGACGATTTACGAGTCAGTGGATGCAATCGCCAATCGAGGCAATGAATCGATTCAGCAATTGATTGACGACGTTTGCGCTCGAATGAATACGACCGAATCGCCGGGGCATCACATTGCCGTCGAGTGGCAGGGAAGTTCAATGCAGGCTAAGTCTCATGGCCGAGCTTCGCACGACATGTTTCAAGCTATGCGGGCGGCATCCCGAGGAGGCAGTGGCCAGCCATCCGATTCACATGCACTGGTCGTCGCGAAATTTGAGGGGCCTCTTGGCACGATCTATATCTCTGAGGCAGAAGAGTCGGTGCTGCGGAATGCTCGTCATGAACTGCTTCGCCAAATTGTTGCCGTGCTTCTTGCTGGTGCGTTGGCTGGCTTGATGGTCAATCTTGTCCTGAGGCGGGTCGTGACCAAACCACTGCGGCGACTGGTCACAACTCTGGGGCGCATTGGTGACGGTGATCTGGACCCTAAAGCGGAAGAACGCAGTTGTGAAGAACTGAGTTACCTCTCGGAACAGGTCAATGCGATGACCAAGAAGCTGGCGGCGGCAGACCGAGACCGACGTCTTCACATGAAGAAGGCCCGTGACATTCAGCAGAATCTACGTCCGACCAATGGAAAGGTAAGAGGCATCGACACTGCTGAGTTGTTTGAACCGGCAGACGATGTTGGAGGCGATTACTACGACGTGATACCGCTGGGCGAATATCAGTGTTTATTGTGTCTTGCCGATGTGTCCGGCCACGGAGTACCGGCGGCAATGGCTGCGACAGTCATCAAAGCCCTGGTCTTGGAGGCCGTTGAGGTAACGAACAGTCCAGCAGAGATTCTCAACCGCATCAATCGCCGATACGCGGAGATCATCATAGAGGGGCATTTCGCCACGATGGTGGTCGTATTAGTCGACCGCCAAAAGATGACGCTCACTTGTTCCAACGCAGGACACGAGCATCCTTTTATTCAGGAGTCGGGGAAGACTGTGCATCGACTCCAAGCTAGCGATCTCTTGTTGGGTGTCGATGAGAGCGTGACTTACGCGGAGGAAACTGTTCCTGTTGCAAGTGGAACAAGAATTGTACTGGTGTCTGACGGAGTGACAGAGATGTTTGATCAAGATGAGACCCAGTTTGGTACTGAGCGGGTTCGGCAAGTTATGGAAAACTCGTCCGCAACCGATGTCCGACAGCTCGTCGACGACTTCTCCAAGGCGCTCGCCAGATTTCGTCAATCTCGACCACCTTTTGATGATACGACGTTACTTGCTGCAGAATTGACCAGCATGTGA
- a CDS encoding metal-sensitive transcriptional regulator, with protein MLKSDEKKKVLNRIKRISGQVEAVGRMIDDEEYCVDVLMQISAATGALAKVGQIVLENHLKTCVMEAMKNDDNADRDQKLEELIKLFRKYAGVID; from the coding sequence ATGCTGAAGTCCGATGAAAAGAAGAAGGTGCTGAACCGCATCAAGCGTATCAGCGGCCAAGTTGAGGCGGTCGGTCGGATGATTGACGACGAGGAATACTGCGTTGATGTCTTGATGCAGATTTCAGCAGCGACTGGCGCATTGGCCAAAGTCGGACAAATTGTACTGGAAAATCATCTAAAAACCTGCGTCATGGAAGCTATGAAGAATGACGACAATGCAGACCGCGATCAGAAGCTTGAAGAGCTGATCAAGCTTTTTCGCAAGTACGCCGGTGTGATTGATTGA
- a CDS encoding efflux RND transporter permease subunit, with amino-acid sequence MLNIIIRFCVKEPWLVLLLAVGMSVGGWFAYQAVPIDAIPNVGENQVIVLTPWPGRSPKDIEDQVTYPLSVSLLAVPGAESVRGKSMFGYSFVQVTFKDEIDFYWARSRVSEQLGTAASQLPDGVVPQLGPDATGLGQVYYYTLQPPKDGMGLADLRSMQDFVIKYELQAVEGVSEVASIGGYVRQYQIEVDPDKLRFHDVPLDALAMAIKGSNLDVGAKTVETTGMEYIVRGKGFLGTDGDQRKAIRDIEETVITQRDGVPVRVQDVAKVQLGPDFRRGALDYNGAEAVGGVVVMRYGENPRVVIDRVKEKIAAITPALKGVTIHGVYDRTGLINETMATLTHALRDEILITAIIILLFLLHIRSSFIVAICLPAAVLMSFIAMHVVGVESNIMSLAGIAIAIGTMVDMGIIVSENIYQHLADWEKEQADGEAMTVESRKSRVDVVYEAAIEVAPAVVTAVATTIVSFLPVFFLTGRDYRLFSPLAYTKTFAIAAAMITAVTIVPAMSRLMLRSAKYRKRTASVAGVSFAALLGAAAHFMWGGRLAEHFGIDSWMVTFAATIVGFIFAWQLLRERIRPIEEIPSSRFVRWLYAARLRQALNHKVFALSFPALLLVVGLGAWIGMPAVLRPVEKVANVFGADLNQFPGYVDAKHVFTGLQSDDWIALDEGSWFYMPTLYPAASFSQAMQVLQTQDVLIGQIPEVKDVLGKIGRVESALDPAPAAMVETYVMLKPESEWREGVTPRDVWDEINKVATLPGVTPASALQPIEGRVVMLQSGIKAPMAIRVYGDKLDTLADAAMDVAATLKTSPLVNAGTVNPDIVLGKPYIEFTVNREAASRYGMSASMVNQVIETALGGMNLIKTVEGRERYPVRLRYNRDLRERIDQLSRLPVVTHSGAVVPLEELATLETTWGPGAINSENGRLVAHVSFMTNGAKGDLESVTAIEKQLREAQLLPPSDPNRLALPAGYSLEAVGSFRNQIEANTRLMWIIPVVIMINLLLIYFEFRNLPIAMAVFTGIPVAFAGGMVLVAWMEVELNTAVWVGFIALFGLAVDDGVVMATYIHQLLKRRKVSSVEDIRNTVYDAGLKRIRPCVMTTVTTLAALVPVLIATGRGADVARAMAIPVFGGMLAEPFTSFIVPTLYSAYLETKMRFGFSDPLWEGTEEIPSDQQEDLMNAA; translated from the coding sequence TGATGCGATTCCCAACGTCGGTGAAAACCAAGTCATCGTTCTGACGCCTTGGCCCGGACGTTCGCCGAAAGATATCGAGGACCAGGTCACATACCCACTGAGTGTTTCATTGCTGGCTGTTCCCGGTGCGGAATCAGTTCGCGGCAAAAGCATGTTCGGCTACAGCTTTGTGCAGGTGACGTTCAAGGATGAGATCGACTTCTATTGGGCACGAAGTCGCGTCTCAGAACAGCTTGGGACCGCCGCATCGCAATTGCCCGATGGGGTTGTTCCTCAACTGGGACCAGACGCTACCGGTTTAGGGCAAGTCTACTACTACACATTGCAACCACCCAAAGACGGGATGGGTTTGGCCGACCTGCGAAGCATGCAGGACTTCGTTATTAAGTACGAATTGCAGGCAGTCGAAGGTGTCAGCGAAGTCGCCTCCATTGGTGGTTATGTTCGCCAATATCAGATTGAAGTCGATCCCGACAAACTTCGCTTTCACGATGTGCCACTCGATGCGTTGGCGATGGCCATAAAAGGTTCCAACTTGGATGTTGGGGCTAAGACCGTTGAAACGACCGGTATGGAATACATCGTTCGTGGCAAGGGATTCCTTGGGACCGACGGCGATCAGCGAAAAGCAATCCGCGATATCGAGGAAACCGTAATCACTCAGCGTGATGGCGTTCCCGTTCGCGTTCAGGACGTGGCCAAAGTTCAGCTTGGACCGGACTTCCGCCGGGGAGCACTCGACTACAACGGAGCCGAAGCGGTCGGCGGCGTCGTGGTGATGCGTTATGGCGAGAACCCTCGCGTGGTCATTGACCGTGTGAAAGAGAAGATTGCTGCAATCACGCCAGCGCTCAAGGGAGTTACGATTCACGGCGTATATGACCGCACAGGGCTGATCAATGAAACGATGGCAACACTCACGCATGCCCTGCGTGACGAGATTCTGATCACCGCAATCATCATCCTGCTATTCCTGCTGCACATTCGCAGCAGTTTCATCGTCGCAATCTGTCTCCCCGCTGCCGTGCTGATGTCGTTCATCGCGATGCACGTTGTCGGCGTCGAATCGAACATCATGTCGCTAGCGGGAATCGCCATTGCCATCGGAACGATGGTCGATATGGGGATCATTGTTTCGGAGAACATCTACCAGCACCTTGCCGACTGGGAGAAAGAACAGGCTGATGGTGAGGCAATGACTGTTGAGAGTCGCAAGAGCCGCGTTGATGTCGTTTACGAGGCAGCGATCGAAGTTGCTCCAGCGGTTGTCACCGCAGTTGCCACGACCATTGTCAGTTTTCTACCGGTGTTTTTCCTCACAGGCCGTGACTATCGACTCTTCTCCCCACTGGCCTACACCAAGACGTTTGCAATCGCAGCAGCGATGATCACTGCCGTGACGATCGTTCCTGCGATGTCACGACTGATGCTTCGCAGTGCGAAGTACCGGAAGCGAACCGCGTCGGTGGCGGGAGTCAGTTTTGCGGCATTGCTGGGAGCAGCCGCTCACTTCATGTGGGGAGGACGACTTGCCGAGCACTTCGGAATCGACTCATGGATGGTCACTTTTGCCGCAACAATCGTTGGCTTCATCTTTGCATGGCAGTTATTGCGGGAACGCATTCGCCCAATCGAGGAAATTCCGTCCAGCCGATTCGTCCGCTGGCTCTACGCCGCTCGCCTTCGGCAGGCACTCAACCACAAGGTGTTTGCTCTTTCGTTTCCCGCACTGTTGTTAGTCGTTGGCCTCGGGGCATGGATTGGGATGCCAGCAGTGCTGCGGCCAGTTGAAAAGGTCGCCAACGTTTTCGGAGCGGACCTGAATCAGTTTCCCGGCTACGTCGATGCCAAGCACGTTTTCACCGGACTGCAAAGTGATGACTGGATTGCACTGGATGAAGGCAGTTGGTTCTACATGCCGACGCTCTATCCGGCTGCCAGTTTCTCGCAGGCGATGCAGGTGTTGCAGACTCAGGATGTACTGATCGGGCAGATTCCCGAAGTCAAAGATGTGTTGGGGAAAATTGGGCGTGTCGAATCGGCACTCGACCCGGCTCCCGCCGCGATGGTCGAAACCTATGTCATGCTCAAACCGGAAAGCGAGTGGCGTGAAGGCGTCACGCCTCGTGACGTGTGGGATGAGATCAACAAAGTCGCTACGTTGCCCGGTGTGACACCTGCTTCCGCCTTGCAACCAATCGAAGGTCGAGTCGTGATGCTGCAATCGGGGATTAAAGCACCGATGGCCATTCGCGTCTACGGCGACAAGCTCGACACACTGGCAGATGCCGCGATGGATGTTGCCGCCACGCTCAAGACGTCACCGCTGGTCAACGCAGGAACCGTTAACCCCGATATCGTACTCGGCAAACCGTACATCGAATTCACCGTCAACCGCGAGGCGGCATCCCGCTACGGCATGAGTGCTTCGATGGTCAACCAAGTCATCGAGACCGCCCTTGGTGGAATGAACCTGATCAAGACCGTCGAGGGCCGTGAGCGTTATCCGGTTCGACTTCGATACAACAGAGACCTTCGAGAACGAATCGACCAACTCAGCCGATTGCCAGTCGTGACGCACAGCGGAGCTGTTGTTCCGCTTGAGGAACTCGCAACACTAGAGACGACGTGGGGGCCGGGTGCGATCAACAGCGAAAACGGACGCTTAGTTGCTCACGTGTCGTTTATGACTAATGGCGCCAAGGGTGATTTGGAATCGGTCACCGCGATTGAAAAACAACTTCGCGAAGCTCAACTGCTACCGCCATCTGATCCCAACCGGCTTGCTTTACCCGCAGGCTATTCGCTCGAAGCTGTGGGCAGCTTTCGCAACCAAATCGAAGCCAACACGAGGCTCATGTGGATCATTCCCGTTGTCATCATGATCAATCTGCTTCTGATCTACTTCGAGTTTCGCAACCTGCCAATTGCGATGGCAGTCTTCACTGGAATTCCCGTCGCTTTCGCCGGTGGCATGGTGCTCGTGGCATGGATGGAAGTGGAACTGAACACCGCTGTCTGGGTCGGGTTTATCGCTCTGTTCGGATTGGCCGTTGACGACGGCGTTGTAATGGCGACTTACATCCACCAATTGCTAAAGCGACGCAAGGTCAGCAGCGTCGAAGACATTCGCAATACGGTCTATGACGCCGGACTCAAGCGAATTCGACCGTGCGTGATGACTACGGTCACAACACTTGCGGCACTCGTGCCTGTGTTGATTGCAACCGGACGCGGAGCCGACGTGGCTCGTGCGATGGCCATTCCCGTTTTCGGTGGGATGCTGGCTGAACCATTTACGTCCTTCATCGTGCCCACGCTCTATTCCGCTTACTTGGAAACCAAGATGCGCTTCGGATTTAGCGATCCGCTTTGGGAAGGCACAGAAGAAATACCCTCAGACCAACAGGAGGACCTAATGAATGCCGCCTGA